From the Blastopirellula marina genome, one window contains:
- a CDS encoding phage tail tape measure protein, translated as MTDKITQEIGIDATKALEALAKLDAGFQTFEKRLDSVYQRMSLFNKNAGRTVSAMKNVANGSKAVGAAFKRDIPQATQAVERLTVSWGLMARIVTTQLIVRALSQMRRTFEETGEAAVRFQRQVALIRTIDNSGASFDKLATSVRNLSDSFNVSLDDAGAGVYQALSNQVGNLGESLTFTAKAAQFSKATNSSLADSVDLLSAAIIGYGLSVDDTDRVSSIFFSAIDKGRITASELANSFGRVNTIAADLGVSLEETASTLAAISVRGTKTSEALTQFRATLTALQKPSDAMEATLKGLGFSSAQTAIQTLGLSGTLQALKDKTGGSSEALAKLFPNVRALSGVSSLASDEFDTLIKNTQAMTQAARDFSQEKFLQATATDAERLTKEINKLSNAFTVDLGQSVLKSAVDLSDFVGGADEVIKISQAAGPAVLGLAASFVTLRGSILATNAGALTLGRSLGLLSAIPLAAGLGNSIGSYIGEQLNEAQFVDLRRLERDNQSVVDALEKRLGTERDLISQSNRERLQAAGEVVRQLNRTYLADVDNAKSANDAFVKSSKDALKRVVDQRKKAIDQLRQAAESSVDIIEDSQRRIADLTADREDRQFSRSVAGFDDSAQAVKLAERAQQIAAEAAAKLANAVTPESIQEALKQFERARGLADQAGSLASGNRAAESRASAALDAIDSKQIAAEKELAKLQTERGPVLDEAIKKQERILGLLEKQVQIASESVSAFDGNSLFSDTDLALRGERLAGALDEIRSLSGIKLDIDTSKIFSDVKGAFEQLRGRTGFDLGGLEAFTGGKIGDPDQLLQAMNKVAERQAEIRSQIDAAAVADQKRVTLTAELDQLFTQLDSHEGSRNLFGGAEVGELQSQFQSISGFLERLRSDATLTVDEVNSLQPILQQFADNVANSNTPGQLGFRSTLNDLSEIFAKFGEVAQLPASNAVELKAELVGLDQLMSSTAGHAKSYADSLERAAAAASKRPDLGRAFGGVAYRAAGGVARGTDSVPAMLSPGEFVVNAASSRKFFSQLQAMNAGQTYRETGGTVINNSVGDLHIHAARDPESTGRAVLDKLNRELRRGTGRLR; from the coding sequence TCGTGGGGCCTCATGGCTCGAATCGTTACAACTCAATTGATCGTTCGCGCACTCTCACAGATGCGTAGGACGTTTGAGGAAACCGGGGAAGCGGCTGTAAGATTCCAGCGTCAAGTCGCATTGATTCGGACGATCGACAACAGCGGCGCGAGCTTCGACAAGCTGGCTACCAGCGTTCGCAATCTCTCGGACAGCTTCAACGTGAGCTTGGACGATGCCGGAGCGGGCGTCTATCAAGCCTTGTCCAACCAGGTTGGAAACCTTGGCGAAAGTCTCACGTTTACCGCCAAGGCTGCCCAGTTCAGCAAAGCCACAAACAGTAGCTTGGCGGACTCGGTAGACCTCCTGTCCGCTGCCATCATTGGTTACGGCTTGTCCGTCGATGATACCGACCGGGTTTCGTCGATCTTCTTTTCTGCGATCGACAAGGGCCGTATCACCGCGAGCGAGCTTGCCAATAGTTTTGGACGAGTCAACACGATCGCAGCCGACTTGGGCGTCAGTCTTGAAGAAACAGCTTCCACCCTTGCGGCTATCTCGGTTCGCGGTACGAAAACTAGCGAAGCTCTTACCCAGTTCCGCGCGACTCTTACCGCTCTGCAAAAGCCTTCCGATGCAATGGAAGCCACTTTGAAAGGGCTAGGTTTCAGCAGTGCCCAAACTGCTATCCAGACGTTGGGCCTGTCGGGCACGCTCCAAGCCCTGAAGGATAAGACCGGGGGAAGCTCCGAAGCACTAGCAAAGCTCTTCCCGAATGTCCGTGCATTGTCCGGCGTTTCGTCTCTCGCTTCCGATGAGTTCGATACTCTCATTAAAAACACCCAGGCGATGACCCAGGCCGCGCGAGACTTCTCTCAGGAGAAATTCCTCCAAGCCACGGCAACGGATGCCGAGCGACTAACCAAAGAAATCAACAAGCTTTCCAACGCTTTCACGGTGGACCTGGGGCAATCGGTCCTCAAGTCGGCTGTCGATCTCTCTGACTTCGTGGGCGGCGCTGATGAAGTCATTAAGATTTCGCAGGCCGCCGGACCCGCAGTCCTTGGGCTTGCTGCCTCGTTCGTTACGCTTCGGGGTTCGATCCTAGCGACCAATGCCGGAGCCCTCACCCTTGGGCGTTCCCTTGGCTTGCTGTCCGCTATCCCCTTGGCCGCCGGTCTCGGAAATTCCATCGGTTCCTACATTGGCGAGCAACTGAACGAAGCCCAGTTCGTTGACCTCCGACGCTTGGAGCGGGATAACCAATCCGTTGTCGATGCTCTGGAGAAACGACTCGGAACCGAGCGCGATCTCATTTCGCAATCAAACCGCGAACGGCTCCAGGCTGCGGGTGAAGTTGTCCGTCAATTGAACCGGACCTATTTGGCAGACGTTGACAACGCCAAGAGCGCGAACGATGCGTTCGTGAAGAGTTCAAAGGATGCTCTCAAGCGTGTTGTCGATCAACGCAAGAAGGCTATCGACCAGCTACGCCAAGCGGCTGAATCTTCCGTGGATATCATTGAGGATTCACAACGCCGGATTGCCGATCTCACCGCAGACCGTGAAGACCGGCAGTTCTCCCGATCGGTAGCAGGCTTCGACGATTCCGCGCAGGCCGTCAAACTAGCCGAGCGGGCGCAGCAGATCGCAGCGGAAGCCGCTGCCAAGCTGGCCAATGCAGTCACGCCGGAATCGATCCAGGAAGCCCTAAAGCAATTCGAGCGGGCGCGAGGGCTCGCCGATCAAGCTGGCAGCCTGGCTTCTGGGAATCGGGCTGCCGAGTCGCGTGCGTCCGCAGCCTTAGACGCAATCGACTCCAAGCAGATCGCAGCAGAAAAGGAACTCGCCAAGCTCCAGACCGAACGCGGACCGGTCCTAGATGAGGCAATCAAGAAGCAGGAACGCATTCTGGGGCTACTAGAAAAGCAAGTTCAGATCGCTTCCGAGTCCGTGAGCGCGTTTGACGGGAACTCACTGTTTTCCGATACGGACCTAGCGTTACGGGGTGAGCGTCTCGCCGGTGCCCTGGACGAAATTCGCAGCCTGTCCGGCATCAAGCTAGACATCGACACTAGTAAAATTTTCTCCGACGTTAAGGGAGCTTTCGAGCAACTGCGCGGCCGCACGGGCTTTGACCTTGGCGGCCTGGAAGCCTTCACCGGTGGCAAGATTGGGGACCCCGATCAGCTATTGCAGGCGATGAATAAGGTTGCGGAACGGCAAGCCGAAATCCGCTCACAGATCGACGCCGCAGCCGTGGCAGATCAAAAGCGGGTCACTCTCACAGCAGAACTAGACCAACTGTTCACGCAGCTAGACTCCCATGAGGGCAGCCGAAACCTATTCGGTGGTGCTGAGGTTGGCGAACTGCAAAGTCAGTTTCAATCTATCAGCGGCTTCCTGGAGCGGCTGCGGAGCGATGCAACCTTGACGGTTGACGAGGTCAACAGCCTTCAGCCGATCCTCCAGCAGTTCGCGGACAACGTCGCCAACAGCAACACGCCGGGGCAACTTGGCTTCCGTTCTACGCTGAATGACCTGTCCGAGATTTTCGCCAAGTTCGGGGAAGTCGCGCAGCTACCCGCGAGCAACGCAGTGGAACTAAAGGCCGAACTGGTTGGATTAGATCAACTCATGTCATCCACGGCAGGCCATGCCAAGAGCTACGCCGATAGCCTGGAGCGGGCTGCGGCTGCCGCAAGCAAACGCCCTGACTTGGGGCGGGCTTTCGGTGGTGTTGCCTATCGGGCCGCCGGTGGCGTTGCGAGAGGGACCGACAGCGTCCCGGCTATGCTCTCGCCGGGTGAGTTCGTGGTGAATGCGGCCTCGTCCCGCAAGTTCTTTTCGCAGTTGCAGGCGATGAACGCCGGACAAACCTACCGTGAAACAGGCGGGACAGTGATCAACAACAGCGTGGGCGATCTGCACATTCACGCAGCACGCGACCCGGAATCTACCGGGCGGGCTGTTCTCGACAAACTAAACCGCGAGCTACGCCGGGGGACCGGCAGATTGAGATAG
- a CDS encoding helix-turn-helix transcriptional regulator: protein MIREAEARAASAGLPSAVEACQIREGGIGIGLARRILAACLGAANRIEVETDPLDSLTPEETAKLLGCSLRSLWRWEAQSRIPEGRRIGRTVRWDRKEIERLL, encoded by the coding sequence ATGATCCGAGAGGCCGAAGCCCGCGCGGCATCTGCCGGGCTGCCATCGGCTGTAGAAGCCTGCCAGATACGGGAGGGCGGCATAGGCATCGGGCTTGCCCGTCGTATCTTGGCGGCTTGCCTGGGGGCTGCAAATAGAATCGAAGTGGAAACCGACCCCCTGGACTCACTCACCCCGGAAGAGACAGCAAAACTACTTGGCTGTTCCTTGAGATCGCTTTGGCGTTGGGAAGCTCAAAGTAGAATACCAGAGGGCCGTCGCATTGGTCGCACCGTGCGATGGGATCGAAAAGAAATCGAAAGGTTGCTCTAA
- a CDS encoding porin family protein yields the protein MKVRKGSWMGRKLSHGFSMLLTLGVMACGAPLVIAQEPLSAQAPILEEIEPLPKSILEAETIDVDPKRTYEEPGTTENWFGGKHGHGQFAHRFDLVHSHPDDPSRHIGFGQPLTGMSWRNRPIHADVFAGAIMLQNLVPGEVEQEGSFFDGVRLGYDFDHYWGAEVRLGFAEGRLTYPTNASFSGKSQLIILDYNVQFYPWGDAAWRPYATLGLGAAMFQYEDALGRDRGQAQVSMPFGLGLKYFVHKRLALRFELLDNMTLGGTDAMSASNFSVTGGFEYRFGGSAPGYYR from the coding sequence GTGAAAGTCCGCAAAGGTTCGTGGATGGGTCGCAAGTTGAGTCATGGTTTCTCGATGCTTCTGACGCTTGGCGTCATGGCTTGCGGTGCGCCGTTGGTAATCGCTCAGGAACCCCTCTCCGCACAAGCACCCATTCTTGAGGAGATCGAGCCGCTGCCGAAATCGATTCTGGAAGCGGAAACAATCGACGTTGATCCGAAGCGTACCTATGAGGAGCCTGGCACGACCGAGAACTGGTTTGGCGGAAAGCATGGCCACGGTCAGTTTGCTCACCGTTTTGATCTCGTGCATAGTCATCCGGATGACCCTTCGCGGCATATTGGTTTCGGGCAACCGCTAACCGGAATGAGTTGGCGAAATCGGCCGATTCATGCGGACGTATTCGCAGGGGCGATCATGCTGCAAAATCTCGTTCCCGGAGAAGTCGAGCAGGAAGGCTCGTTCTTCGACGGCGTTCGACTGGGCTACGACTTCGATCATTACTGGGGAGCCGAAGTTCGATTGGGTTTCGCTGAAGGGCGATTAACCTATCCAACGAATGCTTCATTCTCAGGCAAAAGTCAGTTGATCATTCTCGACTATAACGTGCAGTTCTATCCCTGGGGGGATGCGGCCTGGCGTCCCTACGCGACGCTTGGTTTGGGTGCGGCCATGTTTCAGTACGAAGACGCTCTGGGACGCGACCGAGGTCAGGCTCAGGTTTCTATGCCCTTTGGTTTGGGGCTGAAGTACTTTGTTCATAAGCGACTAGCCCTGCGATTCGAATTGCTCGATAACATGACGCTCGGTGGCACCGACGCCATGTCGGCAAGCAACTTCTCGGTCACCGGCGGCTTTGAGTATCGCTTCGGCGGAAGTGCCCCAGGCTACTATCGCTGA
- a CDS encoding GspE/PulE family protein, giving the protein MAGTLGNFADILIRRGLVGPDQLREAETMADAQGIAVPEALIRSGYVGASDVMRAVAEEHGLEYIDLDEVRIPMSAVELVPESVARENVVMPMAEDDGALKVIIADPLDLETIDKLRFILNRKVEIALAPRENILESINRYYGQQEGESADTMLQEFTDTAIDFTDTMEQDTMTMAGEETIDETSAPVVRLVQLMINEAVQLRASDIHVEPFEDRVRIRYRIDGRLIERDSPPRRMLGAILSRLKILGGIDIAERRRCQDGRIKADVGTKTIDLRVSVIPTNHGQSIVMRILDKDSIKVGIRQLGLSDSNFIKFNNLIKRPNGIVLVTGPTGSGKTTTLYAALNELNRPDTKIITAEDPVEYYLPGINQTQVRHSIGLDFAKIIKAMLRQAPNIILVGEMRDSETASMGIQASLTGHLVFSTLHTNDAPGAITRLIDMGVPSYLVSSTIIGVLAQRLVRVICEKCKGPIKPTKESLEAAGITPEMAEGATFMKGRGCGNCQRSGYKGRMGIFELMPMNSRLRELAFQGAATQDIRRAAIATGMDTLFDDGVKKAMMGKTTLEEVFRVAKVVERDQ; this is encoded by the coding sequence TTGGCTGGAACCCTGGGAAATTTTGCGGACATTCTGATTCGACGTGGCCTTGTTGGTCCTGACCAACTTCGCGAGGCTGAAACCATGGCCGATGCCCAGGGAATCGCGGTTCCCGAGGCACTAATTCGTTCTGGTTACGTCGGAGCAAGCGACGTAATGCGAGCGGTCGCGGAAGAACATGGACTCGAGTACATCGACCTGGACGAAGTCCGAATCCCCATGTCGGCCGTGGAACTGGTGCCGGAATCGGTTGCTCGCGAAAACGTGGTGATGCCGATGGCCGAAGATGATGGGGCCCTGAAGGTCATCATCGCCGATCCACTCGACCTGGAAACCATCGATAAACTTCGGTTTATCCTTAATCGTAAAGTCGAGATCGCCCTCGCCCCGCGCGAAAACATTCTCGAATCGATCAACCGCTACTACGGCCAGCAGGAAGGTGAATCCGCAGATACGATGCTGCAGGAATTCACCGACACGGCGATCGACTTCACCGACACCATGGAACAAGACACCATGACCATGGCGGGTGAAGAAACCATCGACGAGACAAGCGCTCCGGTGGTTCGCCTGGTCCAATTGATGATCAACGAAGCCGTTCAGCTTCGAGCATCGGACATCCACGTCGAACCGTTTGAAGATCGCGTGCGCATTCGCTATCGCATCGATGGTCGTTTAATTGAACGCGACAGCCCCCCCAGACGTATGCTTGGGGCAATTCTATCCCGCCTCAAGATTCTGGGGGGTATCGACATCGCCGAGCGACGTCGCTGCCAGGATGGTCGTATCAAGGCCGACGTCGGAACTAAAACGATCGACCTTCGCGTGAGCGTGATCCCGACCAATCACGGCCAGTCGATCGTGATGCGTATTCTGGATAAAGACAGTATCAAGGTGGGGATTCGCCAACTGGGGTTGTCCGACTCGAACTTCATCAAGTTCAACAACCTCATCAAACGCCCTAATGGTATCGTGCTGGTCACCGGACCCACCGGTTCGGGGAAGACGACCACCCTCTATGCGGCCCTCAACGAACTGAACCGCCCAGATACCAAAATCATCACCGCGGAAGACCCGGTCGAGTACTACCTGCCGGGGATCAATCAGACCCAGGTGCGGCACAGCATTGGGCTCGATTTCGCGAAGATTATTAAGGCCATGCTGCGTCAGGCACCCAATATCATCCTCGTCGGTGAAATGCGCGATAGTGAAACAGCTTCCATGGGGATTCAAGCCTCACTTACTGGACACTTGGTTTTCAGTACACTACACACGAACGATGCGCCCGGTGCCATTACACGTTTGATCGACATGGGTGTTCCCTCTTATCTTGTTTCCAGTACAATTATTGGTGTGCTGGCACAGCGTCTGGTCCGGGTCATTTGCGAGAAATGCAAGGGTCCGATCAAGCCTACCAAGGAGTCGCTCGAAGCTGCTGGCATCACGCCGGAAATGGCCGAAGGCGCAACCTTCATGAAGGGACGTGGCTGCGGCAACTGCCAGCGTAGCGGTTACAAGGGACGTATGGGTATTTTTGAGTTAATGCCTATGAATTCACGACTTAGAGAGTTGGCATTCCAAGGGGCTGCAACGCAAGATATCCGCCGGGCTGCTATCGCTACGGGCATGGATACCCTGTTCGACGACGGGGTGAAAAAAGCCATGATGGGGAAGACGACATTGGAAGAAGTCTTCCGCGTCGCCAAGGTGGTCGAGAGAGACCAATAA
- a CDS encoding type IV pilus twitching motility protein PilT, whose amino-acid sequence MATILIDKLLQAAVKQGASDIHITVGQPPVFRLHGRMRQLDTKSLEPDDTVSLMKSITPERCQRELQETGGSDFGFAFSDLARFRVSIFRQRGNISMVLRQIPNDMLTPEQLGLPAKVLELCHRPRGLFLVTGPTGSGKSTTLASVINHLNETVDHHIITIEDPIEFYHYHKKSTVNQREIGVDVPSFSEAIRRALRQDPDVILVGEMRDLETIEAAISAAETGHVVFGTLHTNSAASTVDRIIDVFPAGQQDQIRTQLGSALLGVLAQTLAPKIGGGRVAAYELLNVTSGISNLIRENKTFRIPSMIQTGSKHGMILMDDSLFNHWRADRITMEDALAKAQNPNDLAKRIADARRGNVDDREGAA is encoded by the coding sequence ATGGCCACGATTCTTATTGACAAGTTGTTGCAGGCTGCTGTGAAGCAGGGCGCAAGCGATATTCATATCACGGTCGGCCAACCGCCTGTGTTTCGTTTGCACGGTCGTATGCGACAGCTCGATACGAAGTCGTTGGAACCGGACGATACTGTTTCGCTGATGAAAAGTATCACGCCGGAACGCTGCCAGCGGGAACTCCAGGAAACGGGTGGTTCCGACTTTGGTTTCGCGTTCTCTGACTTGGCTCGTTTCCGTGTGTCGATTTTTCGACAACGCGGTAACATCTCGATGGTTTTGCGTCAGATTCCCAACGACATGCTCACCCCCGAACAGTTGGGGCTGCCGGCAAAAGTGCTCGAGCTTTGCCATCGCCCCCGTGGTCTGTTCCTGGTGACCGGGCCGACCGGTTCGGGTAAGTCGACGACACTGGCCTCGGTGATCAACCACCTCAACGAAACCGTCGACCACCATATCATCACGATCGAAGACCCGATCGAATTTTACCACTACCACAAGAAGTCGACGGTCAACCAACGTGAAATCGGTGTGGATGTGCCCTCCTTCTCGGAAGCCATTCGCCGTGCGTTGCGTCAGGACCCTGACGTGATCCTCGTGGGCGAAATGCGTGACCTGGAAACGATTGAGGCGGCGATCTCTGCGGCAGAAACGGGGCACGTGGTGTTCGGAACGCTGCATACAAACAGTGCGGCAAGTACCGTCGACCGTATCATCGACGTCTTCCCGGCTGGCCAGCAGGATCAGATTCGCACGCAGTTGGGTTCGGCCCTTCTGGGCGTTCTCGCCCAGACGCTGGCCCCCAAGATCGGCGGCGGACGCGTGGCTGCTTACGAACTGTTGAACGTGACCTCAGGTATTTCCAACCTGATTCGTGAAAACAAGACATTCCGTATTCCATCGATGATTCAAACCGGCTCGAAGCACGGGATGATTCTGATGGACGACTCCCTTTTCAATCACTGGCGGGCCGATCGCATCACCATGGAAGACGCGTTGGCCAAAGCCCAAAACCCCAACGACCTGGCAAAGCGTATCGCCGACGCCCGACGCGGTAACGTTGACGATCGAGAAGGTGCCGCGTAA
- a CDS encoding GspE/PulE family protein, whose product MAVRRLGQILVDLGFISDEQLVLLLEEQEAQAEHQPLGKIAEDMNLITDDQLAQALAEQLHMQVISLDDVSIAPDLLRRITEPMAQLYKVIPVSYEEDLNRLTVATCEPQNLSTQDELRQFLGYDVKTVVSTERDIQKTLDRYYSEDSESFEGLVRDLEDDNDLAKAAAALEGDGPIDITDAEALADSAPVRKLLNMVLLMAIKDHASDIHFEPFEEEFRIRIKADGVLFEMVPPPRHLAFAITTRIKVMANLDIAERRMPQDGRIELTVGGHPVDLRVSVLPTMFGESVVMRLLDRSVVSLNIEKVGMGDETLKMFRKVMHKPNGIVLVTGPTGSGKTTTLYSALSELNSINEKLITTEDPVEYDIDGIIQIPIDADIGNTFANCLRAILRQDPDVILVGEIRDLETGEIAIQASLTGHLVFSTLHTNDAPSTITRLKDMGIPTFMITATVEAILAQRLVRRVCSQCRQEHEPSRDAIFLLEMKEEELAGRKFYKGTGCENCNGTGYKGRIGIFELMIMNDDLRSSIMQNTSTDELRDEAKKFGMTPLRDAGLALAFDGLTTLDEVLRETVVD is encoded by the coding sequence ATGGCAGTTCGCCGACTTGGACAGATTCTGGTCGACCTTGGCTTCATCAGCGACGAGCAACTCGTGCTGCTGCTGGAAGAGCAAGAAGCCCAGGCCGAACATCAGCCCCTTGGCAAGATCGCCGAGGATATGAATCTGATTACCGACGATCAGCTCGCCCAAGCGCTGGCCGAGCAACTGCACATGCAGGTGATCAGTCTCGACGATGTTTCGATTGCCCCGGATCTGCTGCGTCGCATCACCGAACCGATGGCCCAGTTGTACAAAGTCATCCCCGTCTCGTACGAAGAAGACCTCAACCGCCTGACGGTGGCAACCTGCGAACCACAAAACCTGTCGACGCAAGACGAACTGCGACAGTTTTTGGGCTACGACGTTAAAACGGTCGTCTCTACCGAACGCGACATTCAAAAGACACTCGATCGCTACTACTCAGAAGATTCCGAAAGCTTTGAAGGTCTCGTCCGCGACCTGGAAGACGACAACGACCTTGCCAAAGCGGCTGCCGCCCTGGAAGGGGACGGCCCGATCGATATTACCGACGCAGAAGCCCTCGCCGACAGTGCCCCGGTTCGCAAGCTGCTGAACATGGTGCTCTTGATGGCCATTAAGGACCACGCGAGCGACATCCACTTTGAGCCCTTCGAAGAAGAGTTCCGCATCCGCATCAAAGCAGACGGCGTTCTCTTTGAAATGGTGCCGCCGCCGCGTCACTTGGCCTTCGCGATTACCACGCGTATCAAAGTGATGGCGAACCTGGACATCGCCGAACGTCGTATGCCGCAGGACGGTCGTATCGAACTGACGGTCGGTGGTCACCCGGTCGACCTGCGCGTGAGCGTGCTGCCAACCATGTTTGGCGAAAGCGTTGTTATGCGGCTTTTGGACCGCAGCGTCGTTTCGCTCAACATCGAGAAGGTGGGGATGGGGGACGAAACCCTCAAGATGTTCCGCAAAGTGATGCACAAGCCGAACGGTATCGTGCTGGTTACCGGGCCGACTGGCTCCGGCAAGACGACCACGCTTTACTCGGCACTCAGCGAACTAAACTCGATCAACGAAAAACTGATCACCACCGAAGACCCTGTCGAATACGACATCGATGGCATCATTCAAATTCCGATCGATGCCGACATCGGCAACACGTTTGCCAACTGCCTGCGTGCCATTTTGCGTCAAGACCCTGACGTGATTCTGGTGGGTGAGATCCGCGACCTGGAGACCGGCGAAATCGCCATCCAGGCCTCGCTGACCGGTCACTTGGTGTTCAGCACGCTGCACACCAACGATGCTCCCTCCACGATCACGCGACTCAAGGACATGGGCATCCCCACGTTCATGATCACGGCCACCGTCGAAGCCATTTTGGCTCAGCGATTGGTGCGACGTGTTTGTAGCCAGTGCCGTCAGGAACACGAACCTTCGAGAGATGCCATCTTCCTCTTGGAAATGAAAGAAGAAGAGCTCGCAGGCCGCAAGTTCTACAAAGGGACCGGTTGCGAAAACTGCAACGGAACCGGATACAAAGGCCGTATCGGCATTTTTGAATTGATGATCATGAACGATGACCTTCGCTCGTCGATCATGCAAAACACTTCCACCGACGAACTGCGAGATGAAGCCAAAAAGTTTGGCATGACTCCCCTGCGTGATGCAGGGCTGGCACTTGCCTTCGATGGGCTAACCACCCTGGACGAAGTGCTTCGCGAAACGGTCGTCGACTAA